The segment AATGCGGGTATTGTAAGGGATATGCTTCTTATGAAAATGACAGAAGAAGATTGGGATGTTGTTATCGATGTAAATTTAAAGTCGGTATACAATATGACGCATGCTCTTGTTAGACCTTTTCTCAAAGCTAAGAAGGGTAAAATTATTAATGTCTCTTCTGTTGTTGGGTTAATGGGAAATGCGGGGCAAACAAATTATGCTGCGTCAAAAGCGGGTATGATAGGCTTTACGAAGTCTTTGGCAAAAGAAGTTGCTGGACGCGGTATTACAGTAAATTGTATTGCACCTGGATTTATTGATACCCAAATGACAGAAAGTTTGACAGAAAGTCAAAAAGCTACGATCCTTGGACAAATCCCAATGAGTCGTCTTGGAACTTCTGAAGAAATTGCTAAGGCTGCTCTGTTTTTGGCAAGCGATATGTCCGATTATATCACAGGGCAAGTTTTGACAGTTGATGGCGGAATGGTAAT is part of the Chlamydiales bacterium genome and harbors:
- the fabG gene encoding 3-oxoacyl-ACP reductase FabG, with translation MTQLLQGKTAIVTGGNAGIGKAIALLFAKQGANIALFGTNTERGKKAVDEIAAAVQNGVKLQFFQVDVSKTKAVDQTIEEVLQNFGSIDILVNNAGIVRDMLLMKMTEEDWDVVIDVNLKSVYNMTHALVRPFLKAKKGKIINVSSVVGLMGNAGQTNYAASKAGMIGFTKSLAKEVAGRGITVNCIAPGFIDTQMTESLTESQKATILGQIPMSRLGTSEEIAKAALFLASDMSDYITGQVLTVDGGMVM